Genomic window (Nitrospirales bacterium LBB_01):
AATCCAAATCCTCTACTAGTTTGAGAACCCATGTTATCTTCTGAGCAACCTTACCAGACAGTAAATCTAAAAAATCACGCACAGGGCTTTTCCCTTCGGCTGTCGTGTAAAAGACAACTGTCTTAGTCATATCTCTATGTTAACCTGCATGTTAACATTTGTCAATACCATTTTGCGCGTAAAAAGGGATTTAAGGCTATGACAAGCTACTTGTCATTTCCCGTGATATATTTTGCAGTTCTAAGGGCAAGCGCATTGATTGTCAGAGAGGGGGACTCACCGCCTCCTGAACTTGGAAACACGCTTGAGTCCACTACAAACAGGTTTTTCCACTTAAAACTTTGGCAAAACTGATTAACTGCGGATTCTTTCATATCAGTGCCCATCCGGCACGTGCCAAAAACATGTGTGGAATTAAAAATGTCGTAAGTGCTGCTCTGTTCTATTATTTTACTGACTCCAGTTGCTTTTAGAACCTCAGTTGATTTCTCAACCATAAATTTCAGCCGCTTTAATTCCATCTCGTCAAGATATGAGCAGATTTTAGGCAGCGGCATTCCATAAGCATCCCGTTTCTTTTTATCCAGACCGACGTATGATTTTTTGTTGGGCAGGTTTTCCCCGATAGCTTTAATAGTTAGCACATTACCAAAGCTCTTGCGCATCTCATCTTTGTGCTGTTTCCCAAAACCTCCGGCAACTCTGAGAGCGTAGTTGATAGGCCCGGTAAAGTCCGCTTCAATTGCTCCAGCTGTAAAGCGGCAGCCGCCGATTACATCTTTTATCGCATCCGGATTGTTGTAATCCCATGAGATAATATCGGCAGGCAGCCCTCTGTAGCTTTCTATCCTCTTGTCATAAAGACCGGAAATTGAGCACAAAAGAGTTTCCATAAAGTTCCGCCCAACCAAGCCGTATTCATTACATAATCCGTCAGGGCTGTAACGGTTATTAGAGAGCAGCAGAAGGCGCGGCGTGTGCACCGCCCCGCAGGAAACTATGAATATCTTGCCCTTTGCCGATTGATACCTCATCTTGTCGTCCACATATTGAATCTGCACTACTTTGTCATTTGGTCCAGCCTCAATGTTTACTGCCGCAGACTGTGTTTTTATCGTTAAGTATCCTGTAGACAATGCTTTAGCTATGAAAGTAACATCGGTGCTGCCCTTGTCCTTAAGCATACACCCTCTCAGGCAGCCTCCGCAGTAATTACAAGCCGCGCGGCCGTCGTAGGGCTTGGACAGTATGGCCAGTGAGTTCGGCACAAAATTGATACCGTGTTTAGCGGCGCTGATTATAGAGCTGCTATAGCTTATCTTATGCGGGGGAAGTGGATATGGCGCAGTTTTTGGGCTTAATGGATTTCCCTCGGATTGTCCCGATACACCAATGACTTTTTCTGCTGTCTCATAAAACGGTTCAAGTTCTTTGTAATCCATAGGCCAATCGGCAGCAACTCCGAATCTGGTTTTCATTTTCATAGCGTTAGGGTTAAGTCTGTGCGCCTCACCGCTAAACATAAGGGTTGAGCCCCCTACAGCACGCAGGTGATGATATGCACCGGGTTGTCTTCTATTGGTTTTATTTGATTTTCCTGTGATGTGGTTAAAACTTGTAAGGGATGAGTACTGTTCGTTTAGCTTTTGCATCTTTTTAAATGTATAAAACCTGTCATGAGGTTCTTTCATAGGAAATCCGGTTTGTTCCCACTGCGGTTTATCAAGCTGATAATCTTTTGTCGGATTATAAGCGTCACCTGCCTCAAGGAGCAGCACTTTAACTTTTTGCGCCGTAAGTGCCCATGCGACAGCGCCGCCTCCAGCCCCTGAGCCGACTATGACAACATCATATTCCTCAGTGCTCATACCGGTGTCTCTGAGTAATTCATAAACCCGTTAGGCTGAGGAGGGCCGTTATAATGAAGAAATTTCCAGCTTACCGGATTAGAATAATAATGAAAAAAAGCCATTTTTAGAGTTGATTCATAAAAAATCCTATGAGCAGTACCCTCTGCGCTTTCTGCAACTCTCTTTACTAATATTTGACGATTGTCGTCATTTAATGAAATAAACAATTGAGTGCTGCCCGTTGAGTAAGAATTTAACCACTTACACGTTTTTTTTGTATGCTGTAGAAGAGTTTTGTCCTTTTCTATTTCGGTTATTAATATTTTGTCAATGTTTAATGCAGAAGCCGAGGGGCTTTCGTCCGTTGGAATAAGCACGTCAAAATATGCTCTTAAAGTCTCAGTCTCATCCTTTGTAAGTTTAGCTGTATATAAATTAACCTTAAACAGATAGCCGGATATAAGAAGCAAAGTGCCGCCCAAAAGGGTTTTTAAAAAAGCTCGTCTGTCAGTCAGCATTTGTGTCTAAACTCCCATATTATTATTTTAATACAGCAGGTTATTCAAATATATCGTTTATATTAATTTGAAGCCCATCTATGACTTTAGATTTAACAACTCCTTCAAATGCCGCAAATGAATAGAGTTTATATCTATCGCCTTCAATGGTCAATATTTCTATCGTTTTCGGCTCAGGCATAACAATCCAGTACTCCGGCACCCTGTATTTTTCATAAACTGCTTTTTTAACCTCGGTATCCATTTCATAACTGTGTGATGATATTATCTCACAAACCATATCCGGCACGCCTCGTATCCAATCCTGCTCAATATCGGCATTGTCCTTTTTAACGAACAAAATATCAGGCTGAAGCCTGTTAATTCCCTCCTCAAAGATAACGTCAAGAGGAGAAAAATACAACCTTCCTAAGTTATGTTTTTTTATATGTTGACGTACAATATCATACAAATTAGCCGCTATGTTCTGATGTCTTCTAAAAGGACTGGGCCCCATGATTTCCTCTCCGTTGATGATTTCCGTTAAGTCAAAGTTTCGTTCTATAGTCTGCATAAA
Coding sequences:
- a CDS encoding GMC family oxidoreductase, giving the protein MLLLEAGDAYNPTKDYQLDKPQWEQTGFPMKEPHDRFYTFKKMQKLNEQYSSLTSFNHITGKSNKTNRRQPGAYHHLRAVGGSTLMFSGEAHRLNPNAMKMKTRFGVAADWPMDYKELEPFYETAEKVIGVSGQSEGNPLSPKTAPYPLPPHKISYSSSIISAAKHGINFVPNSLAILSKPYDGRAACNYCGGCLRGCMLKDKGSTDVTFIAKALSTGYLTIKTQSAAVNIEAGPNDKVVQIQYVDDKMRYQSAKGKIFIVSCGAVHTPRLLLLSNNRYSPDGLCNEYGLVGRNFMETLLCSISGLYDKRIESYRGLPADIISWDYNNPDAIKDVIGGCRFTAGAIEADFTGPINYALRVAGGFGKQHKDEMRKSFGNVLTIKAIGENLPNKKSYVGLDKKKRDAYGMPLPKICSYLDEMELKRLKFMVEKSTEVLKATGVSKIIEQSSTYDIFNSTHVFGTCRMGTDMKESAVNQFCQSFKWKNLFVVDSSVFPSSGGGESPSLTINALALRTAKYITGNDK
- a CDS encoding gluconate 2-dehydrogenase subunit 3 family protein; the protein is MLTDRRAFLKTLLGGTLLLISGYLFKVNLYTAKLTKDETETLRAYFDVLIPTDESPSASALNIDKILITEIEKDKTLLQHTKKTCKWLNSYSTGSTQLFISLNDDNRQILVKRVAESAEGTAHRIFYESTLKMAFFHYYSNPVSWKFLHYNGPPQPNGFMNYSETPV
- a CDS encoding Uma2 family endonuclease — encoded protein: MQTIERNFDLTEIINGEEIMGPSPFRRHQNIAANLYDIVRQHIKKHNLGRLYFSPLDVIFEEGINRLQPDILFVKKDNADIEQDWIRGVPDMVCEIISSHSYEMDTEVKKAVYEKYRVPEYWIVMPEPKTIEILTIEGDRYKLYSFAAFEGVVKSKVIDGLQININDIFE